A single genomic interval of Paralichthys olivaceus isolate ysfri-2021 chromosome 7, ASM2471397v2, whole genome shotgun sequence harbors:
- the LOC109624006 gene encoding uncharacterized protein isoform X1, producing the protein MRLTALCIYGTLLALSSLSRTTGVSGDGDILGDRGYGPCAATLELEGPCRPGQEEDTCPYLFTLPPLTVHLPKQLTELEKITKDLQKLKDHVDQLRKMCADCTVRQTERVCRTQSEREHVKTNEGTDKQGDERKWVNERKDLREDGVKVEKTMDVDGDTDSKERTVLEERGRKKWEAEGESGERVVKENEKTETLKEVPLKDGKTQTEGGKVTDKLRQQKVPTSGGEGRTEGMTREENKEIEKVTEKDRKGDLKGDQVDKQQSGKEGKMTSDNKHEEKTEESDKYLRQDETKETDKNTQTVENMGSDGIKMSEDHDEHTNKEREQRWEDRKKKRDRGLRVEQNNKKPKQTEIIGRSATQRTIKEGEEEEEGEMGTEIKPEAEEMVQTVQRDSDEDLTSNRTSERTDFVSVSQTPLVPISPTHDSVDSNKATTSTSSPPPRLLSSSRLIPDMRWTMTKAAHGLTTQSTDSDVTGFSEHPHPDEEADVRTTSTPTTITISTLGVPRQQITSSSTRFTSTTSPRPRASFQSRSMSTAATTTSTPRQNLYTTTGGEDHSPWTVKKNASSNTNPGVKPQRKPGEKHKPGIKPEADRKLKNPKNDNKPDGAPSPDKKIKDDQKQRPSLQKPTAKQKPKPPKVQIKKPDQRAPLQYVKNNPAPKHDRDLTTDQNKLVPPVQRPTSHQRLVSINATGTDKDLLNDQLNSKPEKKPNRPLDKPEPKQKPEKKTKSKEKAESDLSSKSNQHFTPEPEKAETIQLKAEEPIQESVTELMRKSDENLSPESKSNQDSTPGQNISHDRIKIPYDKKPKPGKKTPVIKQNPKPGHIPKLYPKHQELGKNTKPSVKPKLGQVPQTNPGPKKPVPGQLPDLKPESVPDEIPATESNITSKLRPPTAPVPTLKPGATSVQRTKPAVQLKSSLKTKTDSAPYIIRVTTVDGIQNSEIHMPPTSGAIKHIAEATHSPQDTEFSPSTKKTITPGPMTSDSPEPVPFPLLHALPEGFTVSPGNRVTSDLRPQTAGQPSSIPMTTRPNKIVHGILPIVIASTSPGSTRPNPAHNADSSLQTTIRQDVGETSPRQNPHKKMITTPTTSPRAHTTSTLSPDFRSTTPLTSGPEAPAAESSTPSALELRVKINQVVALPSSVRPKVHPEDNQGGKLPTWMSSKAVRRDCSDHLLRGETSSGVYLVTPDIRSRSFSVLCDMELEGGGWTLLQRRHDGSVSFNRTWAEYRSGFGELHGGEFWLGNNMIHLLTRDRDMVLRVELEDFDGVTEHAEYAQFRVASERLRYRLTVGGYSGTAGDALRFSRSYDHNHRPFTTPDRDNDRYQSGNCGAYYSSGWWFDACMAANLNGRYYVGKYRGVRDGIFWGTWPNISTEYFPTSDRGSFKSVRMMTRPKGFTP; encoded by the exons ATGAGGTTAACAGCGCTGTGCATCTATGGGACCCTGCTGGCCTTGTCAAGCCTCTCCCGGACCACAGGGGTCTCTGGTGACGGAGACATCCTGGGAGATAGGGGATATGGGCCCTGTGCTGCAACTCTTGAGCTTGAAGGGCCATGCAGACCGggacaggaggaggacacaTGCCCCTACCTCTTCACTCTGCCACCGCTGACCGTTCATCTGCCAAAGCAGCTCACAGAGCTGGAGAAGATCACGAAGGATCTGCAGAAGCTGAAGGACCATGTGGATCAGCTGAGGAAGATGTGCGCTGATTGTACAGTAAGACAAACTGAGAGAGTGTGCAGAACACAAAGTGAAAGAGAGCATGTGAAGACAAATGAGGGAACAGATAAACAGGGGGATGAGAGGAAGTGGGTGAATGAGAGAAAAGATTTAAGAGAGGACGGGGTTAAAGTGGAAAAGACGATGGATGTGGATGGTGACACTGACTCCAAAGaaagaacagttttagaagagagagggagaaagaaatgggaagcagagggagagagcggtGAAAGGGTcgtaaaagaaaatgagaaaacagaaaccttAAAAGAAGTGCCATTAAAAGATGGAAAAACTCAAACAGAGGGGGGAAAGGTAACAGACAAATTGAGGCAGCAAAAGGTGCCAACTTCTGGTGGAGAGGGGAGAACAGAGGGCATGACGAGAGAAGAAAATAAGGAGATTGAAAAAGTtacagaaaaagacagaaaggggGATTTAAAGGGAGATCAAGTAGATAAGCAGCAGAGtgggaaagaaggaaagatgaCGAGTGATAACAAACACgaggagaaaacagaagaaagtgACAAATATTTGAGGCAAGATGAAACAaaggaaacagacaaaaacacccAAACTGTGGAAAACATGGGCAGTGATGGAATAAAGATGTCTGAGGATCATGATGAGCATACAAATAAGGAGCGAGAGCAACGTTGGgaggacagaaaaaagaaaagggacaGGGGACTAAGAGTGGAGCAAAATAACAAGAAACCAAAACAGACTGAAATCATTGGGCGCTCAGCAACACAGAGGACTataaaagagggggaggaggaggaggaaggggagatgGGCACAGAGATCAAACCCGAGGCAGAAGAAATGGTCCAGACTGTACAGAGAGACAGCGATGAAGATTTAACGTCCAACAGAACGAGTGAAAGGACAGACTTTGTTTCAGTCAGCCAGACTCCATTAGTTCCCATTAGTCCAACACATGACTCGGTGGACTCAAACAAAGCTACCACCTCAACGTCATCTCCTCCCCCTCGTCTTCTGTCCAGTTCACGATTGATCCCAGACATGAGATGGACAATGACCAAAGCTGCTCATGGACTTACAACCCAAAGCACAGACAGTGATGTGACTGGCTTCTCTGAGCACCCACATCCTGATGAAGAGGCAGATGTGAGGACCACAAGTACgccaacaacaataacaataagcACACTGGGAGTCCCCAGACAACAGATAACCAGCAGCAGTACAAGGTTCACATCAACAACTAGTCCGAGACCCAGGGCAAGCTTCCAGAGTCGATCTATGTCCACCGCAGCTACAACCACCTCAACTCCCCGTCAGAATTTATACACAACTACAGGAGGAGAAGACCACAGCCCGTGGACAGTAAAGAAGAACGCCAGCTCCAACACTAACCCTGGAGTGAAACCTCAACGAAAGCCTGGTGAAAAGCATAAACCAGGAATTAAGCCTGAAGCAGATCGTAAGCTAAAAAATCCTAAGAATGACAATAAACCTGATGGAGCACCTTCACCAGACAAAAAAATTAAGGACGACCAAAAGCAGAGGCCTTCACTTCAAAAACCCACAGCCAAGCAGAAACCCAAACCTCCAAAAGTCCAGATTAAAAAACCTGACCAGAGAGCTCCACTTCAATATGTGAAAAACAATCCTGCGCCTAAACATGATCGAGACCTCACAACGGATCAAAACAAGTTAGTACCTCCTGTCCAGAGACCTACATCCCATCAAAGACTTGTATCAATAAATGCAACTGGTACTGACAAAGATCTTCTGAATGATCAACTGAACTCGAAACCAGAGAAAAAGCCAAATCGTCCTCTAGACAAACCAGAGCCAAAGCAGAAACCTGAGAAAAAAAcgaaaagtaaagaaaaagcagaatcTGATTTATCCTCTAAATCAAACCAACATTTCACACCTGAACctgaaaaagcagaaacaaTTCAGCTCAAGGCTGAAGAACCTATCCAAGAGTCTGTGACAGAACTAATGAGAAAATCCGATGAAAATCTGTCTCCTGAGTCTAAATCTAACCAAGACTCAACACCTggacaaaacatttcacatgatCGTATTAAAATACCTTATGATAAAAAGCCTAAACCCGGCAAGAAAACCCCTGTGATTAAACAAAACCCTAAACCTGGCCACATCCCTAAACTTTACCCAAAACATCAAGAACTTGGCAAAAATACTAAACCCAGTGTGAAGCCTAAACTTGGCCAGGTACCTCAAACAAATCCGGGGCCTAAAAAACCTGTACCTGGCCAACTGCCTGATCTTAAACCAGAATCTGTACCTGATGAAATCCCTGCAACAGAATCCAACATAACATCCAAACTAAGGCCTCCCACTGCACCCGTGCCCACACTGAAGCCAGGAGCAACATCTGTTCAAAGGACAAAACCAGCAGTGCAACTAAAATCGAGCCTAAAGACCAAAACAGATTCAGCTCCTTACATCATTCGCGTGACGACTGTGGATGGCATCCAAAATTCTGAAATTCACATGCCACCTACATCTGGTGCTATAAAACATATTGCTGAGGCGACTCATTCCCCGCAAGACACAGAGTTCAGCCCcagcacaaaaaaaaccatcacTCCGGGTCCAATGACCTCTGACAGCCCTGAGCCTGTACCCTTCCCTCTGCTTCACGCTCTCCCTGAAGGCTTCACGGTGAGCCCAGGCAACAGGGTTACGTCTGATCTGAGGCCACAAACAGCTGGACAGCCATCATCGATCCCAATGACAACAAGACCAAACAAAATCGTCCACGGGATCCTCCCAATTGTTATCGCTAGCACCAGTCCAGGATCCACAAGGCCAAACCCGGCTCATAATGCTGACTCCAGCTTACAAACTACGATACGTCAAGATGTGGGGGAAACGTCTCCAAGACAAAATCCACATAAAAAAATGATCACCACTCCGACCACTTCCCCCAGAGCCCACACTACCTCCACACTTAGCCCTGACTTCAGGTCAACAACCCCTCTCACCTCTGGCCCCGAGGCCCCGGCGGCTGAGTCGTCCACTCCCAGTGCACTAGAGCTGCGTGTAAAAATCAACCAGGTGGTCGCTCTCCCCAGTAGCGTGCGTCCAAAAGTGCATCCTGAGGACAACCAGGGAGGCAAACTACCAACGTGGATGTCATCTAAAG cagtgaggagaGACTGCTCGGACCACCTGCTGAGAGGGGAGACCAGCAGCGGGGTGTACCTGGTGACCCCTGACATCCGCAGCCGGAGCTTCTCAGTCCTTTGTGACATGGAGCTGGAGGGCGGAGGATGGACCCTCCTGCAGCGCAGACACGACGGCAGTGTCAGCTTTAACCGCACCTGGGCCGAGTACCGCTCCGGTTTCGGGGAGCTGCACGGCGGGGAGTTCTGGCTGGGGAACAACATGATCCACCTGCTGACCCGGGACAGGGACATGGTGCTGcgggtggagctggaggacttCGACGGGGTGACGGAGCATGCGGAGTACGCGCAGTTCAGGGTGGCCAGCGAGAGGCTGCGATACCGGCTGACGGTGGGAGGCTACTCCGGCACTGCAGGGGACGCTCTCCGCTTCAGCAGGAGCTACGATCACAACCACCGGCCATTCACAACCCCAGACCGGGACAATGACCGATACCAGTCTGGGAACTGCGGGGCCTACTACAGCTCCGGCTGGTGGTTTGACGCCTGCATGGCTGCCAACCTGAACGGGAGGTACTATGTGGGGAAGTACCGGGGAGTCAGGGACGGGATCTTCTGGGGCACATGGCCCAACATCTCCACAGAGTATTTCCCCACTAGTGACAGGGGGTCCTTTAAAAGTGTCCGGATGATGACCCGACCTAAAGGCTTCACACCATGA
- the LOC109624006 gene encoding uncharacterized protein isoform X2, protein MRLTALCIYGTLLALSSLSRTTGVSGDGDILGDRGYGPCAATLELEGPCRPGQEEDTCPYLFTLPPLTVHLPKQLTELEKITKDLQKLKDHVDQLRKMCADCTVRQTERVCRTQSEREHVKTNEGTDKQGDERKWVNERKDLREDGVKVEKTMDVDGDTDSKERTVLEERGRKKWEAEGESGERVVKENEKTETLKEVPLKDGKTQTEGGKVTDKLRQQKVPTSGGEGRTEGMTREENKEIEKVTEKDRKGDLKGDQVDKQQSGKEGKMTSDNKHEEKTEESDKYLRQDETKETDKNTQTVENMGSDGIKMSEDHDEHTNKEREQRWEDRKKKRDRGLRVEQNNKKPKQTEIIGRSATQRTIKEGEEEEEGEMGTEIKPEAEEMVQTVQRDSDEDLTSNRTSERTDFVSVSQTPLVPISPTHDSVDSNKATTSTSSPPPRLLSSSRLIPDMRWTMTKAAHGLTTQSTDSDVTGFSEHPHPDEEADVRTTSTPTTITISTLGVPRQQITSSSTRFTSTTSPRPRASFQSRSMSTAATTTSTPRQNLYTTTGGEDHSPWTVKKNASSNTNPGVKPQRKPGEKHKPGIKPEADRKLKNPKNDNKPDGAPSPDKKIKDDQKQRPSLQKPTAKQKPKPPKVQIKKPDQRAPLQYVKNNPAPKHDRDLTTDQNKLVPPVQRPTSHQRLVSINATGTDKDLLNDQLNSKPEKKPNRPLDKPEPKQKPEKKTKSKEKAESDLSSKSNQHFTPEPEKAETIQLKAEEPIQESVTELMRKSDENLSPESKSNQDSTPGQNISHDRIKIPYDKKPKPGKKTPVIKQNPKPGHIPKLYPKHQELGKNTKPSVKPKLGQVPQTNPGPKKPVPGQLPDLKPESVPDEIPATESNITSKLRPPTAPVPTLKPGATSVQRTKPAVQLKSSLKTKTDSAPYIIRVTTVDGIQNSEIHMPPTSGAIKHIAEATHSPQDTEFSPSTKKTITPGPMTSDSPEPVPFPLLHALPEGFTVSPGNRVTSDLRPQTAGQPSSIPMTTRPNKIVHGILPIVIASTSPGSTRPNPAHNADSSLQTTIRQDVGETSPRQNPHKKMITTPTTSPRAHTTSTLSPDFRSTTPLTSGPEAPAAESSTPSALELRVKINQVVALPSSVRPKVHPEDNQGGKLPTWMSSKGKRDCSDHLLRGETSSGVYLVTPDIRSRSFSVLCDMELEGGGWTLLQRRHDGSVSFNRTWAEYRSGFGELHGGEFWLGNNMIHLLTRDRDMVLRVELEDFDGVTEHAEYAQFRVASERLRYRLTVGGYSGTAGDALRFSRSYDHNHRPFTTPDRDNDRYQSGNCGAYYSSGWWFDACMAANLNGRYYVGKYRGVRDGIFWGTWPNISTEYFPTSDRGSFKSVRMMTRPKGFTP, encoded by the exons ATGAGGTTAACAGCGCTGTGCATCTATGGGACCCTGCTGGCCTTGTCAAGCCTCTCCCGGACCACAGGGGTCTCTGGTGACGGAGACATCCTGGGAGATAGGGGATATGGGCCCTGTGCTGCAACTCTTGAGCTTGAAGGGCCATGCAGACCGggacaggaggaggacacaTGCCCCTACCTCTTCACTCTGCCACCGCTGACCGTTCATCTGCCAAAGCAGCTCACAGAGCTGGAGAAGATCACGAAGGATCTGCAGAAGCTGAAGGACCATGTGGATCAGCTGAGGAAGATGTGCGCTGATTGTACAGTAAGACAAACTGAGAGAGTGTGCAGAACACAAAGTGAAAGAGAGCATGTGAAGACAAATGAGGGAACAGATAAACAGGGGGATGAGAGGAAGTGGGTGAATGAGAGAAAAGATTTAAGAGAGGACGGGGTTAAAGTGGAAAAGACGATGGATGTGGATGGTGACACTGACTCCAAAGaaagaacagttttagaagagagagggagaaagaaatgggaagcagagggagagagcggtGAAAGGGTcgtaaaagaaaatgagaaaacagaaaccttAAAAGAAGTGCCATTAAAAGATGGAAAAACTCAAACAGAGGGGGGAAAGGTAACAGACAAATTGAGGCAGCAAAAGGTGCCAACTTCTGGTGGAGAGGGGAGAACAGAGGGCATGACGAGAGAAGAAAATAAGGAGATTGAAAAAGTtacagaaaaagacagaaaggggGATTTAAAGGGAGATCAAGTAGATAAGCAGCAGAGtgggaaagaaggaaagatgaCGAGTGATAACAAACACgaggagaaaacagaagaaagtgACAAATATTTGAGGCAAGATGAAACAaaggaaacagacaaaaacacccAAACTGTGGAAAACATGGGCAGTGATGGAATAAAGATGTCTGAGGATCATGATGAGCATACAAATAAGGAGCGAGAGCAACGTTGGgaggacagaaaaaagaaaagggacaGGGGACTAAGAGTGGAGCAAAATAACAAGAAACCAAAACAGACTGAAATCATTGGGCGCTCAGCAACACAGAGGACTataaaagagggggaggaggaggaggaaggggagatgGGCACAGAGATCAAACCCGAGGCAGAAGAAATGGTCCAGACTGTACAGAGAGACAGCGATGAAGATTTAACGTCCAACAGAACGAGTGAAAGGACAGACTTTGTTTCAGTCAGCCAGACTCCATTAGTTCCCATTAGTCCAACACATGACTCGGTGGACTCAAACAAAGCTACCACCTCAACGTCATCTCCTCCCCCTCGTCTTCTGTCCAGTTCACGATTGATCCCAGACATGAGATGGACAATGACCAAAGCTGCTCATGGACTTACAACCCAAAGCACAGACAGTGATGTGACTGGCTTCTCTGAGCACCCACATCCTGATGAAGAGGCAGATGTGAGGACCACAAGTACgccaacaacaataacaataagcACACTGGGAGTCCCCAGACAACAGATAACCAGCAGCAGTACAAGGTTCACATCAACAACTAGTCCGAGACCCAGGGCAAGCTTCCAGAGTCGATCTATGTCCACCGCAGCTACAACCACCTCAACTCCCCGTCAGAATTTATACACAACTACAGGAGGAGAAGACCACAGCCCGTGGACAGTAAAGAAGAACGCCAGCTCCAACACTAACCCTGGAGTGAAACCTCAACGAAAGCCTGGTGAAAAGCATAAACCAGGAATTAAGCCTGAAGCAGATCGTAAGCTAAAAAATCCTAAGAATGACAATAAACCTGATGGAGCACCTTCACCAGACAAAAAAATTAAGGACGACCAAAAGCAGAGGCCTTCACTTCAAAAACCCACAGCCAAGCAGAAACCCAAACCTCCAAAAGTCCAGATTAAAAAACCTGACCAGAGAGCTCCACTTCAATATGTGAAAAACAATCCTGCGCCTAAACATGATCGAGACCTCACAACGGATCAAAACAAGTTAGTACCTCCTGTCCAGAGACCTACATCCCATCAAAGACTTGTATCAATAAATGCAACTGGTACTGACAAAGATCTTCTGAATGATCAACTGAACTCGAAACCAGAGAAAAAGCCAAATCGTCCTCTAGACAAACCAGAGCCAAAGCAGAAACCTGAGAAAAAAAcgaaaagtaaagaaaaagcagaatcTGATTTATCCTCTAAATCAAACCAACATTTCACACCTGAACctgaaaaagcagaaacaaTTCAGCTCAAGGCTGAAGAACCTATCCAAGAGTCTGTGACAGAACTAATGAGAAAATCCGATGAAAATCTGTCTCCTGAGTCTAAATCTAACCAAGACTCAACACCTggacaaaacatttcacatgatCGTATTAAAATACCTTATGATAAAAAGCCTAAACCCGGCAAGAAAACCCCTGTGATTAAACAAAACCCTAAACCTGGCCACATCCCTAAACTTTACCCAAAACATCAAGAACTTGGCAAAAATACTAAACCCAGTGTGAAGCCTAAACTTGGCCAGGTACCTCAAACAAATCCGGGGCCTAAAAAACCTGTACCTGGCCAACTGCCTGATCTTAAACCAGAATCTGTACCTGATGAAATCCCTGCAACAGAATCCAACATAACATCCAAACTAAGGCCTCCCACTGCACCCGTGCCCACACTGAAGCCAGGAGCAACATCTGTTCAAAGGACAAAACCAGCAGTGCAACTAAAATCGAGCCTAAAGACCAAAACAGATTCAGCTCCTTACATCATTCGCGTGACGACTGTGGATGGCATCCAAAATTCTGAAATTCACATGCCACCTACATCTGGTGCTATAAAACATATTGCTGAGGCGACTCATTCCCCGCAAGACACAGAGTTCAGCCCcagcacaaaaaaaaccatcacTCCGGGTCCAATGACCTCTGACAGCCCTGAGCCTGTACCCTTCCCTCTGCTTCACGCTCTCCCTGAAGGCTTCACGGTGAGCCCAGGCAACAGGGTTACGTCTGATCTGAGGCCACAAACAGCTGGACAGCCATCATCGATCCCAATGACAACAAGACCAAACAAAATCGTCCACGGGATCCTCCCAATTGTTATCGCTAGCACCAGTCCAGGATCCACAAGGCCAAACCCGGCTCATAATGCTGACTCCAGCTTACAAACTACGATACGTCAAGATGTGGGGGAAACGTCTCCAAGACAAAATCCACATAAAAAAATGATCACCACTCCGACCACTTCCCCCAGAGCCCACACTACCTCCACACTTAGCCCTGACTTCAGGTCAACAACCCCTCTCACCTCTGGCCCCGAGGCCCCGGCGGCTGAGTCGTCCACTCCCAGTGCACTAGAGCTGCGTGTAAAAATCAACCAGGTGGTCGCTCTCCCCAGTAGCGTGCGTCCAAAAGTGCATCCTGAGGACAACCAGGGAGGCAAACTACCAACGTGGATGTCATCTAAAGGCAA gagaGACTGCTCGGACCACCTGCTGAGAGGGGAGACCAGCAGCGGGGTGTACCTGGTGACCCCTGACATCCGCAGCCGGAGCTTCTCAGTCCTTTGTGACATGGAGCTGGAGGGCGGAGGATGGACCCTCCTGCAGCGCAGACACGACGGCAGTGTCAGCTTTAACCGCACCTGGGCCGAGTACCGCTCCGGTTTCGGGGAGCTGCACGGCGGGGAGTTCTGGCTGGGGAACAACATGATCCACCTGCTGACCCGGGACAGGGACATGGTGCTGcgggtggagctggaggacttCGACGGGGTGACGGAGCATGCGGAGTACGCGCAGTTCAGGGTGGCCAGCGAGAGGCTGCGATACCGGCTGACGGTGGGAGGCTACTCCGGCACTGCAGGGGACGCTCTCCGCTTCAGCAGGAGCTACGATCACAACCACCGGCCATTCACAACCCCAGACCGGGACAATGACCGATACCAGTCTGGGAACTGCGGGGCCTACTACAGCTCCGGCTGGTGGTTTGACGCCTGCATGGCTGCCAACCTGAACGGGAGGTACTATGTGGGGAAGTACCGGGGAGTCAGGGACGGGATCTTCTGGGGCACATGGCCCAACATCTCCACAGAGTATTTCCCCACTAGTGACAGGGGGTCCTTTAAAAGTGTCCGGATGATGACCCGACCTAAAGGCTTCACACCATGA